The Rana temporaria chromosome 13, aRanTem1.1, whole genome shotgun sequence genome has a window encoding:
- the TMEM251 gene encoding transmembrane protein 251 — protein MMNFRQRMGWIGVGLYLLASAAAFYYVFEINDTYNRLALEHVQVKPQRQEIGEASWTHSLMTRLLSLPFWLWAAFFLLPYFQVFLFLYSCTRADPRTVGYCIIPICLAVLCNRHQSFTKASNRISRLQLIDT, from the coding sequence ATGATGAACTTTCGACAGAGGATGGGATGGATTGGAGTCGGCCTCTACCTCCTCGCCAGCGCTGCCGCCTTCTACTACGTCTTTGAGATCAACGACACGTACAACAGGCTGGCCCTGGAGCACGTCCAGGTGAAGCCGCAGCGCCAGGAGATCGGCGAGGCCTCGTGGACGCACTCCCTAATGACGCGGCTCCTCTCTCTGCCCTTCTGGCTCTGGGCCGCCTTCTTCCTGCTGCCCTACTTCCAGGTGTTCCTCTTCCTTTATTCCTGCACCAGGGCCGACCCCCGCACCGTGGGCTACTGTATAATTCCCATATGCCTGGCTGTGCTCTGCAATCGTCACCAGTCCTTCACCAAAGCCTCCAATCGGATTAGCAGACTTCAGCTGATTGACACTtag